The Anastrepha ludens isolate Willacy chromosome 2, idAnaLude1.1, whole genome shotgun sequence genome contains a region encoding:
- the LOC128856924 gene encoding solute carrier family 22 member 3 → MKQNASENENEADKANLAKTVIFTINDTTITSPVANRNSNKTTKSHCTCSTTPTVSFDESASKPAAATASAPSDIVHQVCGNFGHWQLRTILLIFLCKIPSAWFMACIIYTAPTPKKGDYFCRPPALMNASAGPATASTPAWVRMSSPATDEQGTDRHFYVDACNIYEEQLQRDFAANHANYSNPFEEPNVVQLANGSLSLKVNVLPCDHFEHNSDYNSLVSQFDLVCSRQLLISVTQSFHGLGAFFGGLIVPHALKYVSPHRLMFVGMSLQIFCGCITGLVTNFQLHVYFRCLTSIACTVLMSAGQVILMDITAGRAKTVVTTLSELFWGIGLILLPGISIFFDSWSYLYLAISSSVIILIFMHKWIADSPRWLLRHNKLDRALEQLLNSAAFNNRPIPLDLDHKLESYAKQLQQMDTEAPRYWSIWDKSTERKYIYCIHYVWAGVLVLHNVMLLMIRSLGREFIHVNTVCVGFSEILGIFLGLYFILYTRHHWLWCGQLMIVAGTVTYLIWFVPSSLKSSRRVGLEMIFWMFLKFANAVTFAVLATCTGEIVSAEKRPLLMFSVLTHSRCWVILGPFIAVTIQIHNLIPITALTSLALVTGILLCFLDRSFWTTEQPRITKVPTPNTYRRNSSLELLRRVSASSIGSASYTNSGLYENDLTISVSDLWLVNNQFETIMEQDIATLENEKVAEKKPKMEINRKS, encoded by the exons ATGAAACAGAACGcgagtgaaaatgaaaatgaagcaGATAAAGCGAACCTCGCCAAAACAGTGATTTTCACAATCAACGACACAACTATTACCAGCCCTGTTGCGAATcgtaattcaaataaaacaacaaaatcacaCTGCACTTGCTCTACAACTCCTACAGTAAGCTTTGATGAGTCCGCAAGCAAGCCTGCAGCCGCAACGGCAAGCGCTCCCTCTGACATTGTCCATCAAGTGTGCGGCAACTTTGGCCACTGGCAACTGCGCACAATTTTACTAATCTTCCTATGTAAAATTCCCTCCGCCTGGTTTATGGCCTGTATTATTTACACGGCGcccacacccaaaaagggtgactACTTCTGTCGTCCACCAGCACTTATGAACGCCAGCGCTGGCCCAGCTACAGCGTCTACACCCGCCTGGGTGCGCATGTCCTCGCCGGCGACAGATGAGCAAGGCACCGATCGTCACTTCTATGTGGATGCCTGTAATATTTACGAGGAGCAATTACAGCGCGACTTTGCTGCCAATCATGCCAATTACTCCAATCCTTTTGAGGAGCCCAATGTCGTGCAGTTGGCGAATGGTTCGCTGAGTTTGAAAGTGAATGTGCTGCCTTGTGATCATTTTGAGCACAACTCGGATTACAATTCGCTCGTATCGCAGTTCGATTTGGTTTGTTCGCGTCAGTTGCTGATATCAGTGACACAGTCCTTTCATGGCTTGGGCGCATTCTTCGGAGGTCTGATCGTGCCACACGCGCTCAAATA CGTGAGCCCCCATCGCTTGATGTTCGTCGGCATGAGTCTTCAAATATTCTGCGGCTGCATTACTGGGCTAGTCACGAATTTTCAACTACACGTCTACTTCCGTTGCCTGACTTCGATTGCTTGTACTGTGTTAATGTCTGCTGGTCAAGTTATAT TAATGGATATTACCGCAGGACGAGCAAAAACTGTAGTGACTACACTTTCTGAGCTATTTTGGGGCATTGGACTTATACTTTTACCCGGCATTTCGATATTTTTCGATAGCTGGAGTTACTTATATTTGGCTATTTCATCGTCTgtgattattttaatattcatgcACAA ATGGATCGCCGATTCGCCGCGTTGGTTACTGCGCCACAACAAATTAGATCGCGCGTTGGAACAGCTGCTGAACTCTGCTGCCTTCAATAACCGACCGATACCATTAGACCTGGATCACAAATTGGAGTCCTATGCGAAGCAACTACAACAAATGGACACTGAGGCACCACGCTACTGGTCGATTTGGGATAAAAGCACCGAACGCAAATATATCTACTGCATTCACTATGTTTGGGCGGGTGTCTTAGTTCTGCACAATGTAATGCTACTGATGATAAGATCACTTGGCAGGGAGTTCATACACGTCAATACTGTATGCGTGG GGTTCTCCGAAATTCTGGGCATCTTTCTGGGTCTCTACTTTATACTCTACACCAGACATCACTGGCTTTGGTGTGGTCAGCTAATGATCGTGGCAGGCACTGTAACTTATTTGATCTGGTTCGTGCCGAGCTCAT TGAAATCTAGTCGCCGCGTGGGTCTCGAAATGATTTTCTGGATGTTTCTGAAGTTCGCGAATGCCGTTACGTTTGCCGTGCTTGCGACGTGTACCGGTGAAATCGTGTCCGCCGAAAAGCGTCCCCTATTGATGTTCTCTGTGCTGACGCATAGCCGCTGTTGGGTCATTCTTGGCCCCTTCATAGCTGTCACTATTCAGATACATAATTTAATTCCAATCACTGCCTTAACGTCTTTGGCGCTGGTCACCGGCATCTTGCTTTGCTTTCTGGATCGCTCTTTTTGGACTACGGAACAGCCACGTATAACAAAGGTGCCCACACCGAACACTTATAGGCGCAACTCTTCCTTGGAGCTACTGCGTCGTGTGTCTGCCAGTTCGATTGGAAGTGCCAGTTATACAAATTCAGGCTTATATGAAAATGATCTGACGATTAGTGTTTCCGATTTATGGCTGGTGAATAATCAATTCGAGACAATAATGGAGCAGGACATTGCGACATTAGAAAATGAGAAAGTCGCAGAAAAGAAGCccaaaatggaaataaatcgCAAAAGCTGA